The genome window GTTGGCCTACATTGCCAACTAGCAAGGAAGCTCGCCATATTCGCCAGCAGCAATTGATAACTAATGGTGAAGAGATAAGCTGTGTGAGAGCTATAGATTCACGGTAGGAGATACTTACCACTTTGGCCTGTTTGATAAATTGCTGCGCAGCTTTTGTGAACTTGTTTTCTAATAGAAATGAATAAACGTGCTTAAAGAGATCACTCGGCACCGAATTCTGCGCCGCCATCTTCACCACGCACGTTTGTAGAGACTCGACGAGTGTCACATGTGAGTTCATTACCTGGCGCACAATAAGGCCGTTTGCAGGTGGTCCAACGTTTTATTGATCATTAAGAGATAATGGTTGTCCATTTTTGTTTAGGTTTACCTTACTAAATattattaaaatatttttaGCGGTAATAATTGCGTATTTATCAACGTATATAAATCCTTACATATTTTTCAGTTTGTCTCATGTATTTTACGTCATGAATGCGTTCTGTACTTCCTCCCTTGCCTCATGTCATAACATGGTACGAAAAAAGTCCTTGGTGATGTCCCGAAGCCGTAAAATGGAATGAGCGAATCTCTAACCGGAACTATTCGACCAGATTGATCATTTATGTCATTTTTATTGGACGTTCATTTAAAATATTAGAACAATGCCACGTTACGAACTTGCCCTTATTGTTAAAGCAATGCAGAGGCCCGAAACAGCGGCGACTCTGCGGCGGACAGTGGAGACTTTGATGGAGCGGGGAGCTATTGTGAGAGGTCTAGAGAACCTTGGCGAGAGATTGCTTCCCTACAATATATCTAAACACAACGAGCGCCACGCGCGTGGCGGGTACTTTTTACTCGATTTCCACGCTGCTCCCGCCATCATCCCGGGGTTGCTCAATCATTTACATCGAGACGTGGACGTTATACGACCCACTGTCTTGAAGAATGAAACGGAGACCTCCCATGAACATTGTTGTGGGACATCTGCTCCCATGCTCGATGACACGGTCCGCAACTGAGTGTAAGCCATGGACGTAATGGGAGATGTCGCATACAGTTGATTCCTGATTCCTTTGAACATTAAAACAATCATCATTTAATCCCATTATCTTTAAATGGCTACTGATGCAATGGAGTTATTGACATGTGTCCTGATTGGTCTACTGTAGCTAATCACTGTTGTTTTGTCTCCACAGTGCGTCCTATGCAGAAGAGCCCTCTCCCCTCAAGTGTGCTGATCTACACTGTCGTCGAGTCTGTTTATGTATCATTATCTATCTAACTGATGTAATAAACGACACTTTTGTACAGACTGTTTGTTGCCTACGTTGCAGACTTCTATCCACCCCTTGTCATGTGCCTGACAAGCTATGCTGACTCTAACATCTGTGTTAAGAAATGTCAAAGAAGCCACCTATGTGATTATTTGCCGACTGAGCTTTTGGTCGGAATCATGAAAAGCTGTTTAGTATAGGTTACTGACTGCTAGTTGTGACATGCAAAGTTAAGAGACTGTATGTgagtaaataaaatgtaatgacAGTGATAGTCATATATGTAggttatatataaataaataattcaacTATCCGTTGGGAAATTCCAGACTAACCTGAATACAACAAACGAGTGTATTGTAATAAGAAAAGGCAATATTTAATACATAACAATAAAAAAGGTCCATAATAATATAAAGAATACTTTCATTGTGGAAATTATAGGCAGTCATCAGTGGAGTGTCGTGAAGGCCTAATTGATAAACCACGCAGGCTACGAGAACGTAGAGCCGAGTCTCGTCACATGTCTGGAACAGAACAGAGTCACCTGATGATGAGCCATGAATATAACACAAGGCCGCAGCCCTGCATTGCAGTGTTAGGAAAACAACGTCGTCGGTAAACTTTCAAGCATTCTAAAGAGGACGAACAGAACGGTGGAGTCATGCTGGTTTTTGCCCTCCTTTTCGTCTCGTCAGGTAACCTAGTACAAATATTGCTAACGAAGCAGACGGTCTCTTAACGAATTAAATGCCGTACTAATTCTTTAGCTTATGGACTGAGACTTTAAAACATGGTATTATGAAACGACAGCAGTGCTCTTGGCGTTCATTCTGGCTGTTGTCGGAAGAACAGTCATGCTAGACTAATTTAACCAATATACTCAGATTTTAATAAAATAATCCTTCACAAACCTCCACATTTTAACACTGTGAGGAAATATTATATTAGAACTTGAACGGTGAACTGCGACCTTTCCTAAAATCTCGACGAACTGCGTAGCTTGAAATGCTAATCTTAGCTAGTTGTAGCTAATGTTTATTGTAGCCTACCTAACCAGACAGTCTCGAAACAAATTGTTCTAGTTAAATCCACTTTATTTGTGAGACTAACTAAAGTAGGTTGTGGTTATAGATGGCAagaaatgtacatttatttattttttgttttattattatttgcgTTTGATAAATAAGTCAACAATACCagtacacacacccagccattcTGTAACGCGGCTTGTATAAAATCAAATAACACATTACCAACACGTATCCTTGAATTGTGGAGCTTCAGTAACGAAATATTTAATCTTGTATCACAATGTTTAGTTACTTTATACTCCCGTCCCCAGGGCAGTTTGAGATGGGTTGCTAGTTCGACTTGGAGGGGAGAACAGTTGGTTTTACTTCCCCTCTTGATTTGAGTTCTGGATTACCTGTTACTGGTTGAACAAAGCTCacagttgtttttttaaataatttccTTTCCTCCTTGAGAATATTTGACACCGGTTGGTTATAAATTGATGGAAAATAAACGATCTTACAGGCCACCATTCAATGGTGACCATTGCTTTTGTCATCCTAGATCAGAACTTGCTGATGGCAGCTATAAACCAGTCATGCATGGCATGATGTTTCTATTCTACAAACTGTGCTTGATTATTGCTTGGTTTGCATACTTTCAGAGGaacaatatatttatatattttttacttcCACATTGGGATTGTCTAGGTATCAGTTCCTCTAATGGAAGATACCTTGTACAGCTTTTTATTTCCTGTGGAAGACTCTGCTTGACATGTTTTCATTGAGGTCAGCTTATGCTCAGCTTGTGACTGTGAAACCTTCTGAGGTGCAGAAGCAGGTCCAGGGGACAGGAGAGCACTGATGCCTTGACTGAGGGACTGAGGGATGACTGGGATGGTTCAGTCCTGCCTGTGGGATGACTGGGATGGTTCATTCCTGCCTGTGGGATGACTGGGATGGTTCATTCCTGACTGAGGGGTGACTGGGATGGTTCATTCCTGACTGAGGGGTGACTGGGATGGTTCATTCCTGACTGAGGGGTGACTGGGATGGTTCATCCCATGCTGTCAGATGGGCTTCAGCTCGATGCTGTACATTAGACTGGCCTGACTGTGCTTAACTGCCACTAAAACCCCATACTGATGACCTACTTTTACAGTGTAACAGAACGTCTAGTTTGTGGGTTTCTGTGTGTACTATTTGCCAGTTTCTGCTTAGTCATAGGAAGACGGGACGCTGCAGAAACCTGTCCTGGACGCTGGGAGTCATTGAGCAACAACAGTTGGATCACATGACTGCTAGTCAAACAACAACAGTGGAGATTGGGAAGGGAGCAGGGCCATGACTACAGTGTAGCATTCCTGTGAGAGCAGAAATGGATTATTCACTCCCACACAGTGAGAAAGATCACAAGACTagtgaggctgagtgaggctgagtgaggctgagtgaggctgagtgaggctgagtgaggctgagtgaggctgagtgaggctgtcGCTGTCCAGGCCTATCTGCTCTCCCAGTCTGCTATCATCCCGGCCCCCTCAGCCACAGTCCAGCTGCGTGTGTGCGTCACTGGTGATCACCCAGATGACCTGCTCTGCATTTCAATTCACTCTAGCTGAACCAACCTCTTTTTTTCTACTGTGTGCTTTTAATCACATGAAGATGAATTATTCTTTGACTGAGTCTACTGACGGACTACAGTCCACAGACTGGTACGGAGACTGTGCTGTAGGCTGTACAAGCCACGCCCTGCTCCTGTGTTGGTTACACTTTCACATTCAGTCAGATACATTTCAGAGCCCTCTTTTACATTCaaggtcacagagggcttcacagatgcccacagGTCTGAACCTTTAgctaacctaaaccctcaagagGAGGAAGAACCCACAGACGCAGAGAGGACAGAAGTGGAGTTCAGAGAGCTGTCAGCAGAGCCTGTCTGGACCCAACTTCCCCTTCATGAGAAACACAATATCCCATTACTTGATTCCCCTTCATAATCGTCTAAAGGTCTGTTTCAAAAGCCTGTAATGTAAGCAGTTACTGTATACCCAAGTGTATGGACAATGAACACATTTTCTCACATGTAACAGGGCTGCAGTAATCCTGCAGGTATTtcttttggggagggggggtataaAAGGCAGTGCTGCCTTTTATAATGTACTCTCTAACTAGTTCACATCGGCATGACAACATTGGGGAACTGAGAACAACCCATTTCTGTTATTCTGTAACCACTACTGGAGCTACAGAAAGGCCCATTGTCTGAAAAGTTGGTTTTGATTTGACACGCATGCAGCTTGTCACCCCAGACAGTCCTGTTGCTTCTCACCTGGACTTGTTTAAAGGTGAGCTGTAGAATGTTCTAAATCGGGTCTGTTGAGGCCTGTAAAGaataaatacataataataacaacTGGCCTGACTGAACAGAAAAGCCTACTCTGTCCCTGGCTACATGGATGGCTGGAGAGACTGTCCTGTCCCTCCAGGGGTccctgggggtcagatggctgagcggttagggagccgggctattaatcagaaggttgttggttcgattcccggctgtgccaaagaCCTTgtctccttgggcaaggcacttcaccctccttgcctcgggggaatgtccctatacttactgtaagtcgctctggataagagcgtctgctaaatgactaaatgtacaatgTCCCTGGCTAGATGGATGACTGTGTCCCAGGCTGGAGACGTTGTCCCTGCCTGGTCAGATGGCTGTGATTGGGCAGGCTTGCTCCTGGTTCTGGGACTCTGTACCCTGGGTGTTCGATGGGAACAGGATGTTCACAGCAGGTGTATGACAGGGGATTGGGAATGCCATCTAACAGGATTTGAGTGCTTTTGCACTCAAGTGATTACAAAACACTCAGGTCTTTGAGAGCTAAACGTTCATTCTTGCCGTCTTTAACAGATTTGAGTGTTTTGTTTTGGAGTAGCTCAAGTCGTTCCACAGTGGTGTATTGATACGTGGTGTGAACAGGCTCTGCAGCAGCATGAGTCAGCTAGGCCGTGATGAGGAAGTGATTCGGTCAGGTATTCCCCTCCTAGTCCAGCCCTGACAGACCAGATGGGTCATTGGCTAAAGCAGATCACATGACTGGACgatagggatgggcgaacgatgccttgtgaagctttggtggtttcttccggattgtgccggcccaaagagccgaactatcggcgcattgaaaatgaacagcgtcatctagcagccgcttaaactggccgaatgaggcgtagtggttgtctccgacggtagactaccctacgttattcaatatttaattaaggctacatgtgttcattttgatctgatattagttctcacacattaaaatgttgtgatacatccgtaggcctttagaattatgtcattttctcacagtaaaagttaaagaacgtcgtacgagggtccctgcatTGGGGCGCGAACCCAGGATTCCAGATTCCGTTAACAATATGTTGGcgtacaatgctttaaccaactacaccaccgaagaaatcAATACTGTTTGTTGcgggtggacggactttatacgatatggtctttatatcaattaaactagataacaccgattgtttcttaacatttgtgatatgtaggtctattgtgaactgggggaactttatttttacaaattattattactgttgacaatgttgacgaatcatcaacatttgttttctgggcactgtatagacctacctagtcctatcatgttacgtttcatttcaataaaataacacaacacaaatgcacggatttataattattactatacggatttggctaaataataatgactgatggaagaaactctagcgatgcctggtgctgcttctctgacaatgtgagatttgtctttaacaagaagcggtggcttcgttccttccatggctctggttcagaagagcggcaaaacttcgaaccagttcgtgacgtttgaagcattgaacgtcatctgtcacgtggtttcgtaatttgatacaagctccaaaacactttttcgaaactgtgcgtattggttttgcgacacaagcatcgatgcgtcagtgccatacgtcccatccctactgGACGACATCTGAATCCTCTAGGCCTCAGCTTATTTTGTGTTACAGAATTGTGTACCCACAGAATTTATGTAGGTCCAACAGGTTTAACTGGTTAGCAAAGATCAGATAACCCTGTAGTCACAGAATGCTTTGTCGTGACATGTGACGGATGACAGTGTTACACAGGAGCCAGATACCATGATGAAGCACGGAGCCCATTAGCATGTCtcactgctcgctctctctctgcatgtgtaacactgctcgctctctctctaaatGTGTAACTGACTGCTCTCTATCTCACAGCTGTGGCCACCCCTCTCCTGGGTACAGAGCAGTGTGCTCGCGGCGCCCCCTACTGGTGTCAGAACGTGAAGACGGCCTCCCTCTGTGGAGCGGTGGCACACTGCCAGAAGAACGTGTGGAGCCAGCCTCAGATGGTGAGCACCAgccgcctgtgtctgtctgtgtgtgtctgttacccAGGTTTTTGTTGCTCACTATATTTTGTGTCCCGTGTCAGAAATCGGTGCCATGTGACCTGTGTAAGGAGGTGCTGGTTGTGGTGGAGCAGCTTCTGAAGGACAACAAAACTGAGGTGAGGGCTGcgtctgatgatgtcatcagaggTGAGGGCTGcgtctgatgatgtcatcagagaTGGGTGTTTTTAAGACCTGTGATGGACATCTGAGTTTATATTCATAGATGACCTCCCTATTTGTGTAAAGTATCTAACTGTAGCTTCAGATTAAAGACCAGTTTCTGATTGGCTACCAAGGGTGCCATTCGAGCatttagacgtgtgtgtgtgttcgtactCCTCTCGCCAGTCTGAGATCCTGGGCTACATGGAGAAGGCTTGCCAGCTGATCCCAGATCAGGGTCTGTCTGCGGAGTGTAAGGAGATGGTAGACAGCTACTACCCCGTCCTCATCAGCATCATCACAGGAGAGCTGGTAGGAGCACACACCTGGGCCTCtaacaccaccctgaacacacctgggtctataacaccaccctgaacacacctgGGCCTCtaacaccaccctgaacacacctgggcctctataacaccaccctgaacacacccgggcctctataacaccaccctgaacacacacctgggtctataacaccaccctgaacacacccgggcctctataacaccaccctgaacacacccgggcctctataacaccaccctgaacacacacccgggcctctataacaccaccctgaacacacccgggcctctataacaccaccctgaacacacacctgggtctataacaccaccctgaacacacccgggcctctataacaccaccctgaacacacacctgggtctataacaccaccctgaacacacccgggcctctataacaccaccctgaacacacccgggcctctataacaccaccctgaacacacacctgggcctctaacaccaccctgaacacacccgggcctctataacaccaccctgaacacacccgggcctctataacaccaccctgaacacacctgGGCCTCtaacaccaccctgaacacacccgggcctctataacaccaccctgaacacacccgggcctctataacaccaccctgaacacacacctgggcctctaacaccaccctgaacacacccgggcctctataacaccaccctgaacacacccgggcctctataacaccaccctgaacacacacctgggcctctaacaccaccctgaacacacccgggcctctataacaccaccctgaacacacacctgggcctctaacaccaccctgaacacacccgggcctctataacaccaccctgaacacacccgggcctctataacaccaccctgaacacacacctgggcctctaacaccaccctgaacacacccgggcctctataacaccaccctgaacacacacctgggtctataacaccaccctgaacacacccgggcctctataacaccaccctgaacacacccgggcctctataacaccaccctgaacacacacctgggtctataacaccaccctgaacacacacctgggtctataacaccaccctgaacacatACCTGGGTCtataacaccaccctgaacacacccgggcctctataacaccaccctgaacacacacctgggtctataacaccaccctgaacacacacctgggtctataacaccaccctgaacacacacctgggtctataacaccaccctgaacacacacctgggtctataacaccaccctgaacacacacctgggtctataacaccaccctgaacacacacctgggcctctataacaccaccctgaacacacacctgggcctctataacaccaccccgaacacacacctgggcctctataacaccaccccgaacacacacctgggtctaaaacaccaccctgaacacacacctgggcctctataacaccaccccgaacacacacctgggtctgtataacaccaccctgaacaccTGGGTCTCTCCACAGTACAGCTGAACTCAGAGCTGCTTCAGAAACATATTAAAGCATATTAGTCCTCTACGAAGACtgtcttagacacacacacacacaaagagggcAGAGTTGCTGTGAGGGGATCTGAATGGACTCCATTGAAGGCAGCTGTCtcccaggaaggagagaggacagagcagTCTCTGTCCCCTCGACATCCTCCGTCAGATCTGAGCTGTCtgggttcctctctctctggctccgcTACAGACAGCTGGTGCTCGGCGCCCTCTATGGACCTCACTGTCACCCTGTTTGTAGTAATGGCCTGTCGAATACAGAAAAGAATACAAGGCAATGACTGAAGTATGTGGACCAAATGTATGGACTTGGgaatgatagtgtgtgtgtgttgcaggacgACCCTAACGTGGTGTGTGGAGCCATGGGTCTGTGCCGCTCTCTGCAGTCGGCCATGGCTGAGCTCCAGATCCAGACCAACGACATCCCCCAGATGGACCTCCCCCAGGTggacctccccttcctcctcaacGTGCCCCAGCTGCTCTACCCCCAGAAGGAGGCCCCCCAGAAGGAGGCCCCCTCACAGGTAACGACCCCCGCACCCTGGAgcagtccccccctcccccccagcgcACGGCTGCAGCCAGCATTGACTCGTGTGACCGTATGTGCGTACAGGAGAACGGGGACGTGTGCCAGGACTGTGTGCAGTTCCTGACCGACACCCAGCAGCAGGCCAAGACCAACTCCACCTTCGTCGACAGTCTCATCGAGCAGATTGAGAGCCAGTGTGACCTGCTGGGGCCCGGCATCTctgacctggtgtgtgtgtgtgcgtgtgtgtcttgtggGGGCTTTGCCCCATGCTCGTGGAGCGTTTGATTGCGTGTGACTGTCTGCTTTGTTTTCGGACCTGGACCCTGTTCCATGAAGCGAGGGTTACTAAATACGCCAGGCTTATGTCGGGGAAAGCAACTAACATTAGCCTGGTTTATTTGGTGGACTTGCTTTAAGGAACAgacccctggtgtgtgtgttttaataatGGTATCTGACTGTTCTCCTGTTGCAGTGTAAGCAGTACGTCAGCCAGTACGCTCCTCTGGTGGTGCAGCAGCTCATGTCCATGGTGagtcctcttccctctcctcctcttccctctcctcctcttccctcttcctcctccccctcccaggcaGCCTGGCTCTGTCAGGGGGTCATAGTTTCCCTTTGCGCTCAACTCCACCTCCCTGACTGCTTCCTCCAGCGGCCATGACGGTCCGAGTCAAAGCTCCAGGGAGGATCGGCAGGTCTAACGGTCCACCTCGCCTGCTGGCACCATTCACATCTTTAATCAGTtctttttgtttcttcttttcccctcctccgTTCCTTCctgctctgcccctccccccccccccccccccccccccgctgtgggctgtctgggtgtgtgtgctcctccCAGGAACAGGTAGGTCCGTGTGCTCATCTGTAGCCTCCCTCTTAgcacctgtctgtcctccagctACTCACCTGTCTAGCCACTCACCTGTCTGTCGTCTAGCTACTCACccgtctgtcctcctgtctgatttAAATTGAACTTGATCCCTGCGGCCGTACAAGTGCATGCACTAGTCAGTTGAGCTGGTGGCGTCCGTAACTTTGCGCAGTGTGGCTTGTCTGAACATGAGGGGTTTGTGTAGCTGTGTCCCTGTTGGTGTCATTCTGAATGACTGCTGGACAGTGCACTACATTTCCCAGCATGCCCGATAAACGGTCCTCTGTGGGCCTAACGGGGTCATATTGTCCTCTGCTCTAAACTCTGGACACctgggggatttgaacccggctAAAGGTTTAGCTAGGGGGTTTGAACCTAGGGAAAAGGATAAGCTGGGGGATTCAAACCCGGCTAAAGGTTTAGCGGGGGGAGTTTGAACCCGGGTTGAGGTTGAAGTTCTGGGCAGTGAGGGAACCTGCATGCCTTCACCTCTGGAAGCATTCTGTGGCCATCTGCCAGATGGGTCCATGCATGTAGATGGATGTGGAGGACATGCACGCAGTGATGTGGGATTAGGGCATGCatgtggaggtcagaggtcatactCATAGCAGCCCTAACAGCATGGAAGGGCTCgtccagatccccccccccccccccccccccccccagtacctGACTCTCCTCGTCTCCATAGCAACCCAAGGACATCTGTGCCCGTGTGGGTTTCTGTACCGCCATGAAGAGGTCTGTGCCCATGATGACCCTGGTGGCAGCCCAGGTGGTGCCCTCCGCCCAGGTGGTGCCCTCCGCCCAGGTGGTGCCCTCCGCCCAGGTGGTGCCCTCCGCCCAGGTGGTGCCCTCCGCCCAGGTGGTGCCCTCCGCCCAGATGATCCCTGCTACCAAGGTGGACGTTCCCAAGCATGGCAAGGTCAGTCAGGCACAGAGtgaaccttgtgtgtgtgtgtgcagggcttagttcaggggtggccaatcctggtcctcaagggccaccgtcctgcatgttttaggcgtttccctgctccagcacacctgattcaaatgaatggtcgctacccccggcttccacagagcttgataacgacccattcatttgaatgaggtgtgctggagcagggaaacaatctaaaacatgcaggacagtggccctcgaggaccaggattggccacCCTGGCTTAGTTTAAGGCTCCCAGAAATCCAGTAATGCTATTAAACCTtctagatctgcagtcaaatgctccaaCCACTGACCGATGCTCACCCCGAACAGAACGTGATTTTGCAGAAGACATGATTTCAGCTTTCTACAGGTCCTGCCAGGGAGGAGCTAGTTTGTTGGTGGTCTCTGGCTGTGGTCTTGTCAACCTAGTGTTTATTGAACTGTTCCAGAACACTTGGTATGATCTAAAACATGCTAAGAGTGTGTAGCATGTGTTCTAGAACGTGCTAACGGTGGGCAACGTGTGTTCTAGAACATGGTGCGTGTCCGGGACTCCCCCCAGTGCGCCATCTGTGAGTTTGTGATGAAGGAGATCGAGGACACCCTGGAGGATGAGaccacagaggtaacacacacactcactctctcacacacacacacacacacacacccacccttcAGACCTGGAGACTGTCATCTCATAGATGTTCTGGTCCATTCCATCCTAACACACCTGGGTTTGGCTCCCCCTGCTCGTGCCCCAGGCGGACGTGATCCACGCGGTGGAGAAGGTGTGCTCCgtgctgccctcctccctgtcgGCTCAGTGCCGGGACCTGATCGAGGCGTACGGCCAGGCCATCATCGAGCTGCTGGTGCAGCAGGCCGACCCCAAGACCGTGTGCACCGTGCTGGGGCTGTGCAAGGACGCCAGCCGCGCCTACATCCGTACGCTCCCCACACCGCCACGCACACAACACGGTTCATTCGTCACCGTTAATGGCTCAACCTGAGGCTTTCTCTCTCACGAAACGACATGCCACGCGGTTGTCGTTGAGGCACGTGCTGTGACGTACACGGAATGTTCCTGTCCCACACGTTGACCTTTGTGACCCCGTCCACAGCGGCGATGGAGCAGGCCCGCTTCCAGTCAGGCGGCTACTGTGACGTGTGCAAGATGGCCGTCCGCTACGTGGACGGCATCCTCGAGCAGAACGCCACCGAGGCCCAGATCACGGACGCCGTCAGGAAGGTCTGCAGCTTCCTGCCCGAGTCTGTCCGCagcgaggtgaggaggaggaggaaggggtggtgGGGTTGTGTTGGTGTTTAGGCTCGTAAGGGTGGTCGTGTTTGGTTTGTTAGTCATACGACAACTTGGGAGCGTTAACATCTGTCTGCTGCCCCCTAGTGTGACCAGCTGGTGGAGCAGTACGAGCCCATGCTGGTGCAGTTGCTGCTCCAGATGTTGGACCCAGACTTCGTCTGCATGGTGAGGACTTCCCCTCTTCAGGCAGTGCAGCTTCACTGCTCTTCCTTTTTCAATTACATGATAAGTTTAGATGTGTAACAGGCCATGCCATTCTACATATGGTTCTGACCGAAAGATCTAACATGATTTAAACAAGAAGTCATGGTGgttgatcgtgtgtgtgtgtgagccagaaGGTGGGAGCGTGTCCAGAGGCAGTGCAGCGCCTGCTGGGTGTGGAGCAGTGCAGCTGGGGTCCAGCCTTCTGGTGTAAGAACATGGAGACGGCCACGCGCTGCAATGTGAGTACAGCGCGCCCTACAGGCCTGGAGTACACACCACGGCCTTGCATTCCACCACAGACCTTTTAAAAAAGGGCTGTGTTCATTCGCCCTGTGGGCTGTGTAGGACCAGTCAGAGCGGGTTTCCAAACTGCTGCACTGTAGCCTGTTGCGATGGGGCACCTGTGAGGACAGATCTGTATCGATACCCTGTAGTGAGACACAACATCACACACCAGGTGGAAGAAACAGATCTGTTCATCAAGTATCTCCTTATTAGAAACAGGTTTGCGTAATCATATTAATCAATACAGCTGGGGTAGTAGTGTAACcttacaggagggtatctctccaggagcagggtagtAGTGTGACcttacaggagggtatctctccaggagcagggtagtAGTGTGACcttacaggagggtatctctccaggagcagggtagtAGTGTAACcttacaggagggtatctctccaggagcagggttggagtgtaaacaTACAGGAGGATGTTTCTCTGAGCAGGGTTTAGGAACCCTGATAAGTGACTGATTTATTCATACTTACCTGGGTCAGCACAGTACTGACCACTGATGTACATTCAGTCCTGCCTCCCAAGTACCTGCCCTGACTGCTGGGCTAAGAGGCGTTGTCCTAGACTGGATTCATATTCACATCAGGGGACTGTTGGACCAGTGTGCACTACAT of Hypomesus transpacificus isolate Combined female chromosome 11, fHypTra1, whole genome shotgun sequence contains these proteins:
- the LOC124473358 gene encoding prosaposin isoform X2; translation: MLVFALLFVSSAVATPLLGTEQCARGAPYWCQNVKTASLCGAVAHCQKNVWSQPQMKSVPCDLCKEVLVVVEQLLKDNKTESEILGYMEKACQLIPDQGLSAECKEMVDSYYPVLISIITGELDDPNVVCGAMGLCRSLQSAMAELQIQTNDIPQMDLPQVDLPFLLNVPQLLYPQKEAPQKEAPSQENGDVCQDCVQFLTDTQQQAKTNSTFVDSLIEQIESQCDLLGPGISDLCKQYVSQYAPLVVQQLMSMQPKDICARVGFCTAMKRSVPMMTLVAAQVVPSAQVVPSAQVVPSAQVVPSAQVVPSAQVVPSAQMIPATKVDVPKHGKNMVRVRDSPQCAICEFVMKEIEDTLEDETTEADVIHAVEKVCSVLPSSLSAQCRDLIEAYGQAIIELLVQQADPKTVCTVLGLCKDASRAYIPAMEQARFQSGGYCDVCKMAVRYVDGILEQNATEAQITDAVRKVCSFLPESVRSECDQLVEQYEPMLVQLLLQMLDPDFVCMKVGACPEAVQRLLGVEQCSWGPAFWCKNMETATRCNAVNHCKRHVWV
- the LOC124473358 gene encoding prosaposin isoform X1, with translation MLVFALLFVSSAVATPLLGTEQCARGAPYWCQNVKTASLCGAVAHCQKNVWSQPQMKSVPCDLCKEVLVVVEQLLKDNKTESEILGYMEKACQLIPDQGLSAECKEMVDSYYPVLISIITGELDDPNVVCGAMGLCRSLQSAMAELQIQTNDIPQMDLPQVDLPFLLNVPQLLYPQKEAPQKEAPSQENGDVCQDCVQFLTDTQQQAKTNSTFVDSLIEQIESQCDLLGPGISDLCKQYVSQYAPLVVQQLMSMEQQPKDICARVGFCTAMKRSVPMMTLVAAQVVPSAQVVPSAQVVPSAQVVPSAQVVPSAQVVPSAQMIPATKVDVPKHGKNMVRVRDSPQCAICEFVMKEIEDTLEDETTEADVIHAVEKVCSVLPSSLSAQCRDLIEAYGQAIIELLVQQADPKTVCTVLGLCKDASRAYIPAMEQARFQSGGYCDVCKMAVRYVDGILEQNATEAQITDAVRKVCSFLPESVRSECDQLVEQYEPMLVQLLLQMLDPDFVCMKVGACPEAVQRLLGVEQCSWGPAFWCKNMETATRCNAVNHCKRHVWV
- the mrps6 gene encoding 28S ribosomal protein S6, mitochondrial, with the translated sequence MPRYELALIVKAMQRPETAATLRRTVETLMERGAIVRGLENLGERLLPYNISKHNERHARGGYFLLDFHAAPAIIPGLLNHLHRDVDVIRPTVLKNETETSHEHCCGTSAPMLDDTVRN